The following coding sequences lie in one Thermomicrobium sp. 4228-Ro genomic window:
- a CDS encoding TOBE domain-containing protein: MFWNSRQRSWARKEGLKRISARNQLRGTVKSVKHGAVVSEVVIDLGNGQELVSVITRESAEQLGLAPGTPVVAIIKATEVMVAVE; this comes from the coding sequence CTGTTTTGGAACTCTCGTCAGAGGTCATGGGCGCGGAAGGAAGGGCTTAAGCGTATCAGCGCCCGCAACCAGTTGCGGGGCACAGTGAAGTCCGTGAAACACGGAGCAGTCGTCAGCGAGGTCGTTATCGACCTCGGCAATGGGCAAGAGCTCGTCTCCGTCATTACCCGCGAGTCGGCCGAGCAACTGGGGCTGGCTCCCGGCACACCGGTCGTGGCCATCATCAAAGCGACCGAGGTCATGGTCGCAGTCGAGTGA
- the nadC gene encoding carboxylating nicotinate-nucleotide diphosphorylase, giving the protein MAVQQRTTLTALGVPRTVLREWVRSWLLEDVGTGDVTTQAIVSPDVRGQAEIVAREAGVLCGLPLVELVFHEVDDELDCTALVREGASVAAGTVVARIAGRLASILTGERLALNLLQRLSGIATTTRRFVEAIEGTGAVILDTRKTTPGLRALEKYAVRVGGGRNHRFGLFDGVLIKDNHIRAVGSVGDAVRRARERAPHPLAIEVEVTTLDELEEALEAGADWILLDNMDLETMREAVRRVAGRARLEASGGVTLERVRAIAETGVDAISVGALTHSVRALDIALEIVAIDSD; this is encoded by the coding sequence ATGGCTGTCCAGCAGCGCACGACGCTCACAGCACTCGGAGTTCCGAGGACCGTCCTCCGGGAGTGGGTGCGGTCATGGCTGCTCGAAGATGTCGGAACCGGTGACGTGACCACCCAGGCAATCGTTTCCCCGGATGTCCGCGGTCAGGCTGAAATCGTCGCGCGCGAGGCGGGTGTCCTGTGCGGACTGCCGCTCGTCGAGCTGGTCTTCCACGAGGTCGATGACGAGCTCGACTGCACGGCGCTGGTTCGGGAAGGCGCATCGGTCGCCGCTGGAACGGTGGTGGCGCGGATCGCCGGCCGACTGGCGAGCATCCTCACGGGCGAGCGTCTGGCGCTCAACCTGCTGCAGCGGCTTTCCGGCATCGCGACGACGACGCGCCGATTCGTCGAAGCGATCGAGGGCACCGGTGCGGTGATTCTGGATACGCGCAAGACGACACCGGGGTTGCGGGCGCTGGAGAAATACGCGGTACGCGTCGGCGGCGGGCGGAACCATCGTTTCGGGCTATTCGATGGCGTCTTGATCAAGGACAACCATATCCGAGCGGTCGGCAGCGTCGGCGACGCGGTCCGGCGGGCGCGCGAGCGGGCTCCCCATCCGCTGGCAATCGAGGTCGAAGTCACGACACTCGACGAGCTCGAAGAAGCGCTCGAAGCCGGAGCCGATTGGATCTTGCTGGACAATATGGATCTGGAAACGATGCGTGAAGCGGTCCGGCGTGTAGCCGGGCGCGCACGGCTGGAAGCCTCCGGCGGGGTGACGCTCGAGCGCGTCCGCGCGATCGCCGAGACCGGTGTAGACGCGATCTCGGTCGGTGCGCTCACCCATTCCGTGCGTGCGCTGGACATCGCACTGGAAATCGTGGCGATCGATTCGGACTGA
- a CDS encoding ABC transporter substrate-binding protein, whose protein sequence is MTRKVTRRTFLMGTAALLASACAGERPTAGGSAPPATPTTAAVAASPTEARESVSVALDWYPWSNHTGLLMARENGHVQSEGLDVTLEVPANPEDVLKLVATGRNTYGISYQTDVLLARAEGIPVVSIAALVQHPLNSVMALERSGITRPRDLAGKKVGYPGLPSDEALLATMLEADGARLEDVTLVNVGFELVRALLSGQVDAVIGAYWVHESILIEQQGEKPVILRVEQWGVPDFYELVMVTSEQELREHADRVQRFVRGMIRGYQDAARDLDAAVALLVREYPETNEELEKRGIRLLAPLWTEGVPVFGWQEERRWTEYASWMRQRGLLASDVDARAAFTNRFVESARQP, encoded by the coding sequence ATGACGCGCAAAGTCACGCGCCGAACGTTTCTGATGGGTACGGCAGCGCTGCTCGCCAGTGCCTGCGCTGGGGAACGACCCACCGCAGGCGGATCGGCGCCACCCGCGACACCCACGACCGCCGCTGTCGCGGCTAGCCCGACCGAGGCACGCGAGTCGGTGAGTGTCGCGCTCGACTGGTATCCCTGGTCGAATCACACCGGTCTCCTCATGGCTCGTGAGAACGGGCACGTCCAGTCCGAAGGGCTCGACGTCACGCTGGAAGTGCCGGCCAATCCGGAGGACGTGCTCAAACTCGTCGCGACCGGTCGGAACACCTATGGCATCAGTTACCAGACCGACGTCCTTCTCGCTCGAGCCGAGGGAATCCCGGTCGTCTCGATCGCCGCACTCGTCCAGCACCCGCTGAACTCCGTCATGGCGCTCGAGCGCAGCGGAATCACCCGTCCGCGCGATCTCGCCGGGAAGAAGGTCGGCTATCCTGGCTTGCCGAGCGACGAGGCACTGCTTGCCACGATGCTGGAGGCCGATGGTGCACGACTGGAGGACGTGACACTGGTCAACGTGGGATTCGAGCTCGTTCGTGCGCTACTGAGCGGGCAGGTCGATGCCGTCATCGGTGCCTACTGGGTACACGAGTCGATCCTGATCGAGCAGCAAGGCGAAAAGCCGGTAATTCTGCGCGTCGAGCAGTGGGGCGTGCCGGACTTCTACGAACTCGTCATGGTCACCAGCGAACAGGAACTCCGCGAGCACGCGGACCGCGTCCAGCGATTCGTCCGCGGCATGATCCGCGGATACCAGGATGCCGCCCGTGACCTGGATGCTGCAGTGGCACTTTTGGTCCGGGAGTATCCCGAGACCAACGAAGAGCTGGAGAAGCGCGGCATCCGGCTGCTCGCACCGCTCTGGACCGAGGGCGTGCCGGTCTTCGGCTGGCAGGAAGAGCGGCGCTGGACCGAGTACGCCTCCTGGATGCGCCAGCGGGGGCTGCTGGCCAGCGACGTCGATGCGCGTGCCGCCTTCACCAACCGGTTCGTCGAATCGGCGCGTCAGCCATAG
- a CDS encoding ABC transporter permease yields the protein MHRERLLPALILAVGLATWEWLVRVLAVPRWVLPPPSAIVLALLRDQRLLLQHLAVTLEEVALGLVLSVVLAILLAVGIVSSRIVERSLYPLVVASQAVPIVALAPLLLIWFGYGLTPKVIVVVLICFFPIAVNLVDGLRGVDGELVDLVRSLGASRWQTLRIVRIPAALPAFFSGLRVAAAVSVIGALIGEWVGSAAGLGYLMIRAASQFHTDRVFAAVLVSAAVSIALFWSVGVVERIALPWRTTSRTER from the coding sequence ATGCACCGTGAACGTCTGCTGCCGGCACTCATCCTCGCCGTCGGTTTGGCGACGTGGGAATGGCTGGTCAGAGTCCTCGCGGTACCACGCTGGGTTCTGCCGCCCCCGAGCGCGATCGTGCTCGCACTCCTCCGCGACCAGCGTCTCCTGCTCCAGCATCTCGCGGTCACTCTGGAGGAAGTTGCGCTCGGACTCGTCCTCTCTGTCGTCCTCGCGATCCTGCTCGCTGTCGGGATCGTCAGCTCGCGGATCGTCGAGCGGTCGCTCTATCCGCTCGTCGTCGCGTCGCAGGCCGTCCCGATCGTCGCGCTCGCGCCGCTGCTCCTGATTTGGTTCGGATACGGACTGACACCGAAAGTCATCGTCGTCGTCCTCATCTGCTTCTTCCCGATCGCTGTCAATCTGGTCGACGGGTTACGCGGTGTCGATGGCGAACTGGTCGACCTCGTCCGCAGTCTCGGTGCCTCGCGCTGGCAGACATTGCGCATCGTCCGCATACCGGCAGCGCTTCCGGCCTTTTTCTCTGGCTTGCGCGTCGCTGCCGCTGTGAGCGTCATCGGTGCGCTCATCGGGGAATGGGTCGGTTCCGCTGCCGGGCTCGGCTACCTCATGATCCGCGCAGCCTCGCAGTTCCACACCGACCGGGTTTTCGCCGCGGTGCTCGTGAGCGCTGCGGTCAGCATCGCCCTCTTCTGGAGCGTCGGCGTGGTCGAGCGCATCGCCCTACCCTGGCGCACGACATCGCGAACGGAACGATAA
- the nadA gene encoding quinolinate synthase NadA has product MQQQELVQEILRLKEERRAVILAHSYQRPEVQDIADFVGDSLGLSREATRTDAEVIVFCGVHFMAETAAILNPEKTVLLPDLEAGCSLAETITREDVRAWREQHPDGIVVAYVNTSAAVKALADICCTSANAVEVVASLPPDRPIFFVPDMFLGAHVERITGRKLDVWLGECHVHAGIRSEDLEVQLAAHPDAEFLIHPECGCSSTCIFLRPDAKLLSTEGMVRYAAQSPAQEFVVATEVGILHRLNKKAPGKRFIPVREDAVCQYMKRTTLEKVYESLRDLKHVITVPEEIAVPARRALEAMLALG; this is encoded by the coding sequence ATGCAGCAGCAGGAACTGGTTCAGGAGATTCTCCGGCTCAAGGAGGAACGACGTGCCGTCATCCTGGCCCACAGTTACCAGCGACCAGAGGTGCAGGATATCGCCGACTTCGTCGGTGACTCGCTCGGACTTTCGCGCGAGGCGACGAGGACCGATGCCGAGGTGATCGTCTTCTGCGGTGTCCACTTCATGGCGGAGACGGCAGCGATCCTGAACCCGGAGAAGACGGTCCTTCTGCCCGATCTCGAAGCGGGGTGCTCGCTCGCGGAAACGATCACCCGAGAGGACGTCCGTGCCTGGCGCGAGCAGCATCCGGACGGGATCGTCGTGGCGTACGTCAATACCAGTGCGGCGGTGAAAGCACTGGCGGATATCTGCTGCACGAGCGCGAACGCAGTCGAGGTGGTAGCTAGCCTGCCTCCGGATCGGCCGATCTTCTTCGTTCCGGACATGTTCCTCGGTGCGCACGTGGAGCGGATCACCGGCCGCAAACTGGATGTCTGGCTCGGTGAATGCCACGTCCATGCGGGTATCCGAAGCGAGGACCTGGAGGTGCAACTGGCGGCACACCCGGACGCGGAGTTTCTCATCCATCCGGAGTGTGGGTGCAGTTCGACCTGCATCTTCCTACGACCGGACGCGAAGCTACTCTCGACCGAGGGGATGGTGCGGTACGCCGCGCAGTCGCCGGCGCAGGAGTTCGTCGTGGCGACCGAGGTGGGCATCCTGCACCGGCTCAACAAGAAGGCTCCTGGCAAGCGGTTCATTCCGGTGCGCGAGGACGCCGTCTGCCAGTACATGAAGCGGACGACGCTCGAGAAGGTCTACGAGTCGCTACGCGATCTCAAGCATGTCATCACTGTTCCCGAGGAGATCGCTGTCCCGGCTCGTCGGGCGCTCGAAGCGATGCTCGCACTAGGCTAG
- the ggt gene encoding gamma-glutamyltransferase — MVDFVTGRPTTLATEGMVATPHYLATVAGLRVLQEGGNAVDAAIAANAVLAVVYPHMCGIGGDAFFLIWEPREQRLLALNGSGRAPRSLTAEDLRSRGYRTVPPKGPWGVTVPGAVDAWATVLERCGTRSLGELLQPAIRYAEQGFPVSRQLAAAIAQEVETFRRQPAAAARFLPGGRVPSPGTVLRQPALAETLRSIAEGGQDVFYRGPIAQEIVTVIREQGGVMSTDDLAAHRSEWTEPLRTTYRTVEVVELPPNTQGVTALELLNIVEGFPVTDLGWGSPQLLHLMLEAKKLAFADRDRYLGDPAFVTVPVHRLLDKSYAAELRSRIDPDRAAIPPAPNWESDTIALCVVDREGRAVSLIQSLYNSFGSGLVAAGMVLHNRGACFVLDERSPNVLEPGKRPLHTLIPAMLLQDGRPWAVFGTMGGHSQPVIHLQLVTGIVDFGFEPQQAIEAPRWVSRREPGEEHETVYLEPLLAERARAELVRRGHRVEVTEPWASLMGHAHLILIGDDGVLRGASDPRAEGCALGW; from the coding sequence ATGGTGGACTTCGTGACGGGTCGACCGACGACGCTCGCGACCGAGGGGATGGTCGCGACACCGCACTACCTGGCGACCGTGGCGGGTTTGCGCGTCCTCCAGGAGGGTGGCAACGCCGTCGATGCGGCGATCGCGGCGAATGCGGTTCTGGCGGTCGTCTACCCGCACATGTGCGGCATCGGTGGCGATGCCTTCTTCTTGATCTGGGAGCCCCGCGAGCAACGGCTCCTGGCGCTCAACGGTAGCGGGCGAGCACCGCGTAGCCTGACAGCCGAGGATCTGCGATCTCGTGGTTATCGCACCGTCCCACCGAAGGGCCCCTGGGGCGTGACGGTACCTGGTGCGGTCGACGCCTGGGCGACCGTCCTCGAGCGCTGCGGCACGCGGTCACTCGGCGAGCTCTTGCAGCCAGCGATCCGGTATGCCGAGCAGGGCTTCCCGGTGAGCCGGCAACTCGCGGCGGCGATCGCGCAAGAGGTGGAAACGTTCCGTCGCCAGCCTGCCGCCGCAGCCCGGTTCCTGCCCGGAGGGCGCGTACCGTCCCCTGGCACGGTGCTTCGCCAGCCGGCGCTGGCCGAGACACTGCGCTCGATCGCCGAGGGTGGTCAGGATGTCTTTTACCGTGGGCCGATCGCGCAGGAGATCGTCACAGTCATTCGTGAGCAGGGCGGGGTCATGAGCACCGACGATTTGGCTGCGCATCGGTCGGAGTGGACCGAACCGCTGCGCACGACGTACCGTACTGTCGAGGTCGTCGAGCTCCCACCGAACACGCAAGGTGTGACAGCGCTGGAGTTGCTCAACATCGTGGAGGGTTTTCCGGTCACCGACCTCGGTTGGGGATCGCCGCAGCTCCTGCACCTCATGCTGGAAGCGAAGAAGCTCGCTTTCGCTGACCGCGACCGGTACCTCGGTGATCCGGCCTTCGTCACTGTGCCGGTCCACCGGCTTCTCGACAAATCGTACGCTGCCGAGCTCCGGTCCCGGATCGATCCAGACCGGGCGGCGATTCCCCCGGCGCCGAACTGGGAAAGCGACACGATCGCGCTGTGCGTTGTCGACCGAGAGGGCCGGGCCGTCTCGCTGATCCAGAGTCTTTATAACTCGTTCGGTAGTGGGCTCGTGGCTGCTGGCATGGTCTTGCACAACCGCGGGGCGTGCTTCGTCCTGGACGAGCGGTCGCCGAACGTGCTGGAACCGGGAAAGCGACCGTTGCACACGCTGATACCAGCGATGTTGCTGCAGGATGGTCGGCCGTGGGCCGTATTCGGCACGATGGGGGGGCACAGCCAGCCGGTCATCCATCTGCAGCTGGTGACAGGCATCGTCGACTTCGGTTTCGAGCCACAGCAGGCGATCGAGGCACCGCGATGGGTTTCTCGCCGGGAGCCTGGTGAGGAGCACGAGACGGTCTATCTCGAGCCGCTGCTCGCCGAGCGCGCACGTGCGGAACTGGTCCGGCGTGGGCATCGTGTCGAAGTGACCGAGCCATGGGCCTCGCTCATGGGGCACGCGCATCTTATCCTGATCGGAGACGATGGTGTTCTGCGTGGGGCGTCGGACCCGCGGGCCGAAGGGTGCGCGTTGGGCTGGTGA
- a CDS encoding zinc-dependent alcohol dehydrogenase family protein — MRAMVLERPRQPLVLRDLPVPEPGAGQVLLRVRACGVCRTDLHIVDGELPDPKLPLVLGHQIVGEVVRAGAGATRFAPGQRVGVPWLGWTCGNCRYCRSGRENLCDRARFTGYTLDGGYAEYAVADERYCFPIPEGYPDVQAAPLLCAGLIGYRALRFAGPAQRIGFYGFGAAAHILTQVAVWQGRQVYAFTRPGDTEGQAFARRLGAVWAGGSDELPPEPLEAALIFAPVGALVPQALRALEKGGSVVCAGIHMSDIPSFPYGLLWEERVIRSVANLTRRDGEEFLSLAPQVPVRTEVQVYRLEDANRALDDVRAGRVRGAAVLQIA, encoded by the coding sequence ATGCGCGCGATGGTGCTCGAGCGACCAAGGCAGCCGCTGGTGCTGCGTGACCTTCCGGTTCCGGAGCCAGGGGCCGGGCAGGTTCTCTTACGCGTGCGTGCCTGCGGTGTCTGTCGGACCGATCTCCACATTGTGGACGGTGAGCTTCCCGATCCGAAGTTGCCGCTGGTGCTCGGGCACCAGATCGTCGGTGAGGTCGTCCGCGCCGGCGCCGGTGCCACACGATTCGCCCCCGGGCAGCGTGTCGGTGTACCGTGGCTCGGCTGGACCTGTGGTAATTGTAGGTACTGTCGGAGCGGGCGCGAGAACCTGTGTGATCGCGCCCGCTTCACCGGTTACACGCTCGATGGTGGCTACGCCGAGTACGCCGTGGCCGACGAGCGGTACTGTTTCCCAATTCCCGAAGGCTATCCGGATGTTCAGGCAGCACCGCTCCTGTGCGCTGGACTGATCGGGTACCGGGCATTGCGTTTCGCTGGCCCAGCGCAGCGGATCGGGTTCTATGGGTTCGGTGCAGCGGCCCACATTCTCACCCAGGTCGCGGTCTGGCAAGGGCGCCAGGTCTATGCCTTCACGCGTCCTGGCGATACGGAGGGGCAAGCGTTCGCCCGCCGCCTCGGCGCCGTCTGGGCGGGAGGATCGGACGAGCTCCCGCCGGAACCGCTCGAGGCGGCGCTCATCTTCGCACCGGTCGGCGCGCTGGTACCCCAGGCGCTGCGGGCGCTCGAAAAAGGTGGCTCAGTCGTGTGCGCGGGGATCCATATGAGCGACATCCCCTCGTTTCCCTATGGACTGCTCTGGGAGGAGCGAGTGATTCGCTCGGTCGCCAACCTCACGCGCCGAGACGGTGAGGAGTTCTTGTCCCTCGCTCCGCAGGTGCCTGTGCGCACCGAGGTGCAGGTGTATCGCCTCGAAGACGCGAACCGCGCGCTCGATGATGTACGGGCTGGGCGCGTGCGCGGCGCTGCGGTGCTGCAGATCGCTTAA
- a CDS encoding ribonuclease Z: MIDVCLLGTGGMMPLPERWLSALLVRCEGHTILIDCGEGTQISWRYTGWGFRELDTILLTHLHADHVAGLPGILFSLAFAEREEPVRIVGPHGTTRIVHALRSIVPVLPFAVEVTELEGTSELVLPGGMLVRSLPVAHRVPCLAYAIHRPRGRRFLPERARALGIPVEFWRRLQHGEPIELAGRTISPDDVLGPPRRGITVAFVTDTRPTPDLPAFVRDADLLVCEGMYGDPAMLPRAVERGHMVFHEAAELARTAGVRRLWLTHFSPSLTDPEVWLPLARAIFPATEIGPVHRTVTLRFPDE, from the coding sequence ATGATCGACGTCTGCTTACTCGGCACAGGCGGGATGATGCCGCTCCCGGAGCGCTGGCTCTCTGCGCTCCTGGTGCGGTGCGAGGGGCACACGATCCTGATCGACTGCGGTGAGGGAACGCAGATCTCCTGGCGATACACCGGCTGGGGGTTTCGCGAGCTCGACACGATCCTCCTGACACACCTCCACGCCGACCATGTGGCTGGCTTGCCGGGCATTCTCTTTTCGCTGGCCTTCGCGGAGCGCGAAGAACCCGTCCGCATCGTCGGCCCTCACGGGACGACTCGTATCGTTCATGCGCTGCGCTCGATCGTCCCCGTGCTCCCGTTCGCCGTCGAAGTGACCGAACTGGAAGGGACGAGCGAGCTGGTCCTGCCCGGCGGGATGCTCGTCCGGAGCCTACCGGTCGCGCATCGCGTTCCCTGCCTAGCCTACGCGATCCATCGCCCACGTGGCCGACGCTTCTTGCCGGAGCGGGCTCGGGCACTCGGCATTCCGGTGGAGTTCTGGCGCCGACTGCAGCATGGCGAACCGATCGAGCTCGCTGGCCGCACGATTTCTCCCGACGACGTCCTCGGCCCTCCCCGGCGCGGCATTACCGTCGCATTCGTGACGGACACCCGCCCGACACCCGATCTCCCGGCGTTCGTCCGCGACGCCGATCTCCTCGTCTGCGAAGGGATGTACGGAGACCCTGCCATGTTGCCGCGTGCCGTCGAGCGAGGACATATGGTCTTTCACGAAGCCGCTGAACTGGCCCGCACGGCTGGCGTACGACGACTCTGGCTCACGCACTTCAGTCCTTCGCTCACCGATCCCGAAGTCTGGCTCCCGCTCGCGCGTGCGATCTTTCCTGCGACCGAGATCGGCCCCGTCCACCGTACCGTCACCTTGCGTTTCCCCGACGAGTGA
- a CDS encoding DUF3090 family protein codes for MAAIGQNMEREMVGRHEYPELTVLEAEAIGQPGQRRFRLIAGVGLDLVSLWMEKEQLQALGLAIEQLFEQLRLAGLLRSRIPEEPATRQTPLPPDIPEYVVGKMAIGYDEEHQRIAIFAHDIEQDEDEDPVFAGRATLPAAKALASQIARVVAAGRPRCPRCGAVIGPEGHVCPHDNGHLPLE; via the coding sequence ATGGCGGCGATCGGCCAGAACATGGAGCGGGAGATGGTCGGACGGCACGAATACCCGGAACTCACTGTGCTCGAGGCGGAGGCGATCGGGCAACCAGGCCAGCGACGGTTCCGGTTGATCGCTGGAGTCGGCCTCGACCTCGTCTCGCTGTGGATGGAAAAAGAACAGCTGCAAGCGCTCGGGCTGGCGATCGAGCAACTGTTCGAGCAACTCCGGCTGGCCGGACTCCTCCGCTCGCGTATTCCGGAAGAACCTGCCACCCGGCAAACCCCGCTCCCCCCGGACATTCCCGAGTACGTCGTCGGGAAGATGGCCATAGGGTACGACGAGGAGCACCAGCGCATCGCGATCTTCGCGCACGATATCGAACAGGACGAAGATGAAGATCCCGTCTTTGCAGGACGTGCGACGCTTCCGGCCGCGAAGGCGCTGGCCAGCCAGATCGCACGCGTCGTCGCAGCTGGTCGACCCCGTTGCCCACGCTGCGGCGCGGTCATCGGTCCGGAGGGCCACGTCTGCCCGCACGACAACGGGCACCTTCCGCTCGAATGA
- a CDS encoding cyclase family protein has product MVVDLARCRVLDLSQDWDIHTPGFALYEGPTVKWIKRVAFERAGGQWISSTLHVGTHLDAPLHFITGGDDIASIPLDKLVGWACIVDLTRYGIGDYDIYGPEHFEQWERDTGIRIQPGDILVIHTGYHHYYPSDWATDPALRQPDETRYFIKHPGPTRAFADWVLERKIAWLAVDCASADHPFNTVIRKIRADLVPEFEAKHGKPISELLPDADYQVMHFALFPHGVIHIENAGGEIDRILDRRVMVGCFPWRFKGGEAAFCRFVAFVPEDEL; this is encoded by the coding sequence TACGCCCGGTTTCGCGCTCTACGAGGGTCCGACGGTCAAGTGGATCAAGCGCGTCGCCTTCGAGCGGGCAGGCGGCCAGTGGATCTCGTCCACGCTTCATGTCGGAACGCACTTGGATGCACCGCTGCACTTCATCACTGGTGGAGACGATATCGCCTCGATCCCGCTCGACAAGCTGGTCGGCTGGGCCTGTATCGTTGACCTCACTCGCTATGGCATCGGCGACTACGACATTTACGGCCCCGAACACTTCGAGCAGTGGGAACGGGATACCGGCATCCGGATCCAGCCCGGAGACATCCTGGTGATCCATACCGGCTATCACCACTACTACCCGAGCGACTGGGCGACCGATCCGGCATTGCGGCAACCGGACGAGACGCGGTACTTCATCAAGCATCCTGGACCGACGCGGGCGTTCGCTGACTGGGTGCTGGAGCGGAAGATCGCCTGGCTCGCGGTCGACTGTGCTTCCGCTGACCATCCGTTCAACACCGTGATCCGGAAAATCCGGGCGGATCTCGTGCCGGAGTTCGAGGCCAAGCACGGGAAGCCGATCAGCGAGCTTCTGCCCGACGCAGACTATCAGGTGATGCACTTCGCGCTCTTTCCGCACGGGGTCATTCATATCGAGAATGCTGGTGGGGAGATCGACAGGATCCTCGATCGGCGTGTCATGGTCGGTTGCTTCCCCTGGCGCTTCAAAGGAGGGGAGGCGGCGTTCTGCCGGTTCGTCGCTTTCGTCCCCGAGGACGAGCTGTAG
- a CDS encoding ABC transporter ATP-binding protein: protein MSTLRRVEIRSVTKVFYRGRARIEALGPLDLVVTDREFLSIVGPSGCGKSTLLNIVAGLEEPSSGEVWLDGAPAPHRLGRVAYMHQRDLLLPWRRVLDNVILPLELRGVPKHEARHRALPWLERFGLAEFAAAYPAQLSGGMRQRVAFLRTLMAERPLLLLDEPFGALDALTRASLQEWLLALWEELDRTIVLVTHDVEEAILLSDRVIVLSERPGRIVDEVPVALPRPRTYEIVTDPRFVALKARVLGALRARSAREVRTDAP from the coding sequence GTGAGCACGCTCCGACGGGTCGAAATCCGGAGCGTCACGAAAGTCTTCTACCGCGGACGCGCGCGCATCGAGGCACTCGGGCCGCTCGATCTCGTCGTCACCGATCGCGAGTTCTTGAGCATCGTCGGTCCCTCCGGTTGCGGCAAGAGTACGCTCCTCAACATCGTCGCTGGCCTGGAGGAACCATCGAGTGGCGAAGTCTGGCTCGACGGCGCACCAGCTCCGCACCGCCTCGGTCGGGTCGCCTACATGCATCAGCGCGACCTGCTTCTACCGTGGCGCCGCGTCCTCGATAACGTGATCTTGCCGCTCGAACTACGCGGTGTGCCCAAGCACGAGGCACGCCACCGCGCCCTGCCCTGGCTCGAACGCTTCGGCCTGGCCGAGTTCGCTGCGGCCTATCCAGCCCAGCTGTCCGGTGGGATGCGCCAGCGCGTCGCCTTCCTCCGAACGCTCATGGCCGAGCGACCCCTCCTCCTCCTCGACGAGCCGTTTGGTGCTCTCGACGCGCTCACCCGAGCGAGCCTCCAAGAATGGCTGCTCGCGCTCTGGGAGGAACTCGACCGCACGATCGTTCTGGTGACGCACGATGTCGAGGAAGCGATCCTCCTGAGCGACCGCGTCATCGTGCTGAGCGAACGCCCTGGACGCATCGTCGACGAAGTACCGGTCGCCCTGCCACGCCCGCGAACCTACGAGATCGTCACCGATCCACGCTTCGTTGCGCTCAAAGCGCGCGTGCTGGGTGCACTTCGGGCTCGATCGGCCCGGGAGGTCCGGACCGATGCACCGTGA